Proteins from a genomic interval of Beijerinckia indica subsp. indica ATCC 9039:
- a CDS encoding carboxymuconolactone decarboxylase family protein, with the protein MYDMANLKKLELLAKDAPAAMEAFKAFDKAAMADGAIPVKYKELIALAVALTTQCPYCLEVHKRGAERAGATQQEIAETVFVAMALRAGGALTHGTHIVHE; encoded by the coding sequence ATGTATGACATGGCCAATCTGAAAAAGCTCGAATTGCTGGCCAAGGACGCGCCTGCCGCCATGGAGGCTTTCAAGGCTTTCGACAAGGCGGCGATGGCGGACGGCGCTATACCTGTCAAATATAAGGAATTGATCGCATTGGCCGTCGCGCTGACGACGCAATGCCCTTATTGCCTGGAAGTGCATAAGAGGGGAGCTGAAAGAGCCGGTGCCACGCAGCAAGAAATCGCGGAGACGGTGTTTGTCGCCATGGCCCTGCGGGCGGGTGGGGCGCTGACCCATGGCACTCATATCGTGCACGAATAG
- the hrcA gene encoding heat-inducible transcriptional repressor HrcA: MAISFDPPRFPLASNTTALGMLNERSREIFRHIVESYLTTGEPVGSRHLSKLLPVPLSPASVRNVMQDLEMLGLIYAPHTSAGRLPTELGLRFFVDALLEIGDIGEAERAHIESQVRITSPERTLEDLLGDAMMMLSGLTRGAGLVVTSKENARLKHIEFVRLEPERALAVLVAEEGSVENRIVQIPANLPPSALIEASNYLNERIRGRTLHEVGVEIEASRRAAETELGELTTKLVDAGLASWAECSGHEPQLIVRGHANLLEDLTALEDLERIRLLFADLETKKDVIDLLSRAEGGEGVRIFIGSENKLFSLSGSSTIAAPFHDGQQRIVGVIGVIGPTRLNYARIVPMVDYTSKLLVRLLQAR, from the coding sequence CGAGAGATTTTTCGTCATATCGTCGAATCCTATCTCACCACGGGCGAGCCGGTCGGGTCGCGCCATCTTTCCAAATTGCTTCCTGTTCCGCTCTCGCCAGCTTCCGTGCGCAATGTGATGCAGGATCTGGAAATGCTGGGCCTGATCTATGCGCCCCATACCAGCGCCGGCCGCCTGCCGACGGAGCTAGGCCTGCGCTTCTTTGTCGATGCACTGCTCGAAATTGGCGATATCGGCGAGGCTGAGCGCGCCCATATCGAATCACAAGTCAGGATCACTTCTCCCGAACGGACGCTCGAAGACCTACTTGGCGATGCCATGATGATGCTGTCGGGCCTGACACGGGGCGCCGGGCTCGTGGTGACGAGTAAGGAAAATGCCCGGCTGAAACATATCGAATTCGTGCGCCTAGAGCCTGAGCGCGCCCTTGCCGTCCTCGTCGCGGAGGAAGGCTCGGTCGAAAATCGCATTGTTCAGATTCCGGCCAATCTGCCACCCTCCGCACTGATCGAGGCAAGCAATTATCTCAACGAGAGGATTCGCGGCCGGACGTTGCATGAAGTCGGTGTCGAGATCGAAGCCTCGCGACGCGCGGCCGAAACAGAGCTCGGCGAGTTGACAACAAAACTCGTCGATGCCGGCCTTGCGAGCTGGGCCGAATGTTCGGGACACGAACCGCAGTTGATCGTGCGCGGCCATGCCAATCTTTTGGAGGATTTGACGGCGCTTGAAGATCTCGAACGCATCCGCCTCCTCTTTGCCGATCTTGAAACGAAAAAAGATGTCATCGATCTCTTGAGCCGCGCCGAGGGCGGAGAAGGTGTGCGGATCTTCATCGGCTCCGAGAACAAATTATTTTCGCTCTCTGGCTCCTCGACCATCGCCGCCCCCTTTCATGATGGGCAGCAACGCATCGTCGGCGTTATCGGCGTCATTGGGCCGACACGGTTGAATTACGCCCGCATCGTGCCCATGGTGGACTATACGTCCAAGCTACTCGTCAGGCTGCTTCAGGCGCGATAA